The proteins below are encoded in one region of Oncorhynchus nerka isolate Pitt River linkage group LG15, Oner_Uvic_2.0, whole genome shotgun sequence:
- the LOC115103835 gene encoding 26S proteasome non-ATPase regulatory subunit 12, with protein MSENMSAEVERSERSDGKLVKMEIDYSSTVDTRLPECAKMAKEGRLQEAVESLLSLEKQTRTASDMVSTSRILVAVVQMCYEAKDMDALNENIMLLSKRRSQLKGAVAKMVQECYKYVDTVTDLTVKLRLIDTLRTVTAGKIYVEIERARLTKTLANIKEQHGEVKEAAAILQELQVETYGSMEKKEKVEFILEQMRLCIAVKDYIRTQIISKKINTKFFTEDGTEESKLKYYNLMIQVDQHEGSYLSICKHYRAIYDTPCILEDSSKWQQALKSVVLYVILAPYDNEQSDLVHRINEDKKLEEIPKYKDLLKQFTTMELMRWASLVEDYGKELREGSPDSPATDVFNCSEEGEKRWKDLKNRVVEHNIRIMAKYYTRITMKRMAGLLDLSIDESEEFLSNLVVNKTIYAKVDRLAGIINFQRPKDPNDLLNDWSHKLNSLMSLVNKTTHLIAKEEMIHNLQ; from the exons ATGTCGGAAAACATGTCAGCAGAGGTGGAGCGATCAGAAAGATCAGATGGCAAGCTTGTGAAGATGGAGATTGACTACAGTTCAACTGTAGATACACGTCTACCGGAGTGTGCCAAAATGGCAAAA GAAGGTAGGCTGCAGGAGGCCGTTGAAAGCCTCTTGTCGCTGGAGAAGCAAACAAGAACG GCTTCTGACATGGTGTCAACCTCCAGAATCCTGGTGGCCGTTGTGCAGATGTGCTATGAAGCGAAGGACATGGATGCCCTGAATGAAAACATCATGCTGCTCTCTAAAAGGAGGAGTCAGCTCAAAGGG GCTGTTGCTAAGATGGTGCAAGAATGTTACAAGTATGTAGATACCGTGACCGACCTGACCGTTAAACTGAGACTCATTGACACACTACGCACAGTGACCGCTGGAAAG ATCTATGTGGAGATTGAGCGAGCCAGGCTGACAAAAACATTGGCAAACATCAAGGAGCAGCATGGTGAGGTCAAAGAGGCCGCAGCCATCCTCCAAGAGCTGCAG GTGGAGACATACGGCTCcatggagaagaaagagaaggtgGAGTTCATCCTGGAGCAAATGAGACTGTGCATCGCTGTCAAGGACTACATCCGCACCCAGATCATCAGCAAGAAGATCAACACCAAGTTCTTTACAGAGGATGGCACcgag GAGTCTAAGCTGAAGTATTACAATCTGATGATCCAAGTAGACCAGCACGAGGGATCCTACTTGTCCATCTGCAAACACTACCGTGCCATCTATGATACCCCCTGCATTCTGGAGGATAGCTCCAAATGGCAACAG GCTCTGAAAAGTGTTGTTCTGTATGTGATACTGGCTCCCTACGACAACGAGCAGTCAGACCTGGTGCACAGAATCAACGAAGACAAGAAATTGGAAGAAATACCCAAATACAA GGACCTCCTGAAGCAGTTCACCACCATGGAGCTGATGCGTTGGGCCTCCCTGGTGGAGGATTATGGGAAGGAGCTGAGGGAGGGCTCCCCCGACAGCCCGGCCACAGACGTATTCAACTGCTCAGAGGAGGGCGAGAAGAGGTGGAAGGACCTCAAGAATAGAGTGGTGGAGCAC AATATAAGAATTATGGCCAAATATTACACAAGAATCACAATGAAGAGGATGGCTGGCCTCCTGGACCTCTCCATTGAC GAGTCTGAGGAGTTCCTCTCCAACCTGGTGGTGAACAAGACCATCTACGCCAAGGTGGACAGGCTAGCCGGCATCATCAACTTCCAGAGGCCGAAGGACCCCAACGACCTGCTCAACGACTGGTCCCACAAACTGAACTCCCTCATGTCCCTGGTCAACAAAACCACACATCTCATCGCCAAAGAGGAGATGATACACAATCTGCAGTGA